The DNA sequence ATAAAATGTACATGCCAAAATGCCCAGTTTTTGTGTTTATTGATTTCCAAAGCGACCTTATAGGAGCTCTAGCTGAAGACTTTCGCTACCAGCTTAATCGTGTGcaggtattttttttctttcttaataaCTGTCACTCCTTCAAAAGCCATTTCAACTCTATGATTATTAGTCCAATTAATAAATTATAGAGGATTTAATCTTTGAACTGTAACCTTGCAAGTCATTTTGTGAAGTTTGCTTATACTATAATTCATTTTCTAGGTTCTTTCTGTGTTACATGAGAGTTTCATTACGCGAAGATGTTCGCCAATGAAACCAGAAAGGGCGTTAGAGGAGTTTTATGGTTCTCTAGCAAAGCTTAAGGGTCAAGGACATGATTTTGCTGATGAAATTCGAAAGAAGATGACATTTATAGTGAGTCACAATTCCTAACTTGccttatttaattttttctttggatGCAATGGTTAATTTTCAAACATGTATTGCTTCTCAGattgttggtggaaatgtttTTGTTAACTGGTTTTTAGGAGTTTTATGCGATCTAAAATTGCCAGACTCACCCTCCATTGTTCCCATTGCACTCGGAATCAAAAGTAACATTCCATTTTCGTTTGGATGGGTAGGAGATTTCTTATTAGTCTTTGTATAATcaacttaattataaaaaatgTTACTTTAAACTTGCAAGCTTATTTGGTGTAATTTCCAAACACAACATTCTGTTTTCTAATTTCCAGGAATTTGATGCAATGAAACCAGTGAACAAGATATTGGAGACAGTTCTAAAGCATACAAAACATATCAAAACAGATAGGTACTCTAGAAACTTTACTCTTTTCCTATGGACCATGTGGCATTGAAGAAATTTAACTGTTATTATATTCATATATTGGATTTTCAGCTGGCATATCCTCATCAAGATGGAAGCCGCCATTCCTACAGATTATCAAGAAATACCATATTGTTTGCAGTTATGTCATCCAGTTCACAAACCAAATATGGAAAatgtggtaaaaaaaaaaaaaagtgctcagttctttgtttttgattttcaattcTTTCTTTTACAAACACTACTTTGAAATTTCCTTTAGCTGCTTTACtgattattgattttttttctttttttgtaccGATTATTTTTTCGTGAATGAGGTATGTGTTTTTCATTTGCATATCTTGTTTCTCAGGATAACCAGCCAATAATCCGTGGAGAATTTTGGAACTACTTCAGCTTTGGTAAGGATTTCTCCCTCTCTAATCTCACTTTTCTCTTGAATTAAAAATAGTGTTGAAAACAGCAAATCAAAACACGGTTGGTGAATGAATTTTACTAGGTTTAGTTACTGTTGCTTTTACAATAATGTTTTTTGATCAGCTTAACTATTTGTTCTTAGACTTTTGTGGGAGCATTAACTTTTGGAGCTTTGCTCTGACCAAAACCTCTGTTGTAGTGCACTGTGCACGGATATGAATTTGTGTAACTACATCGAAGGTGTAGACAAAGGATGGTTCAGTTTCGTATTAAAAAAGAGATCAAAGCTATACTAAAATTAGGAGATTTCTCAATATGCTGGAAACAGCTTCTAGTGTGTATGGATGTGTTTGCTTTGGCAGAACTAAAGGATTTCAAAGCTTTATATATTTCATGGGAAGTTAGAAATTATTGAAAGGATATATATGTGAAACAGCTTCTAGTGTGTATGGATGTGCTTGCTTGGGCAGAACTAAAGGATtttcaacacacacacacacacattggaAGTTAGAAATTAGtggaagtatatatatatatatatatttgttaaatAATATTGTGATTAATAGccagtccttttatttttctttaggtGTTGACGATCCAAGATTGTATGGAGCTTTGCGCTTTCGCCACATTTCAAGGTAGATATTATAAGCCAATATAGATGATATTTATAGAGTTTCATGCTTGGCATTTTCTCTGTGCTGTCAATTGTCCTTTCTGTTTTATGTATTAAGTTATTAacaatatgtgtgtgtgcgcgTGCGCGCAAATATTACAGGACCTTAAACAGGTTACTTGCAAAAGTAGAGGTTTTGAAACATCACGGTGATCAGTGGAAAACGCTTAGCATACCTAGTAGGTAAATTGTTAAATTTACATCACCTTGTTGGTTGAATTTGTTTACTTTTAACAATTACCGAACTAAAATATGATCATTTTATCCTTCAATTTTAATCactaaatgaaaaaaaatagttgagaAGTCAGAATAGAATTGCTCACCACCGTATTTTCAGCCATTGAttgagtttgagttttgggATTTCATGTAAAACTCATGTAGCGGTTCATATATATTATGTTGGTAATGCTTGCTAGTCACAGCCAAACTCATAGTCTGCAAGAGTTAGTTTCATCGATCGTTCTGAAGTTATTTCTTTGATGTACAGCATCAGGTCAATTGTTTGTCTTAACTTGCCTAGCTTTGTTGGCGGACTAAATCCTTGGTCAAAAGCAAATGTGAAGAAAGATCAAAgtgtaagtattttttttttttttggatgtggattttagTTCTGTATGTGCATGCAAAGTTGTTTCGGTGATTGGCAATTGCAATCAGGTACATTTTCACAATATGTTACTACCTTCACTCATTAAATACATTAACCTTGTTGATAATATTGAATTACAGATAGACTTGACCCCATCTTTGATAGATGATGGCCGTCTTGAAATTATTGGTTCCAGAGATGATTTGCTTTGTCCGAAGAAAAGGTGGATTCGCCTTGATCAGGTCATACACAATatcttaaatttttgtttatatacaACGCTGTTTCTTATCAACATCATTTTGTTGTGTATTTAGTGTGTACTTAGTTAAGAGTTCTTTGTTGCATGCCTTCATTGCATATATGGTAGTAGTCAATGTAACTACTTATATTTGTGTTAGCTAGGTACGAGAAATTCGCTTCAAGTTTATTGGGGACTCAGCTGAGGTTATAAACATGATGATCGATGGAGTACCGTTGAAAAAATCCCCACTTGATGGGTTAGATGCGATTGAAATCTCTCACCACCGTCAAGTCAACATTCTTGTTGAACAAAATTACTCAGCAAATAGTATCCATGACTCATAGCCATATAAGAAGCTTGGTGCAGAAAGTACTTCCAATATCTTCACTATTGATGATAATGAGGCTAAAGACTAAAGAGCACTCTCAGAGCCACGAGACTGATGACATTGATTCATGAAGAgtacttttgaattttgaataacatgAAAAGTTTGGTGACAAGCCCCTTCGGAAATCCCTTATCATGCTGACAATTCTGAAGAGTACGTACTCTCAAGAACTTGATGGCCATGTCGAGACACTGAACTAAGCACGCGGCAAAGACGGGGGTATGAAAGGCTTATATGGAAAACATGACCATATATAGGTACTACTCAGATTACTGCGGAGAAAATCacaataccttttttttttttcccaattttttttttattcaaagacAATTTGATTGATCGGTGAATATGATACAAGAAGAACTAGGGAATAATCAATCACTGTACTAGTTTTTCTAAGAGCTCTCAGCTGACATACTGAAATACAAGAAGCATCAAGATCCAACTCGATAAATCACATTACTGGATCCTTTAACCCTCCAAAAAACTAAACCTCGGCCCAGGCCCAATTTAAACAAGAACACTCGGTCTTTCCTACTATTCGGTGGAGTAGGCTAGTAACTATAAAAATTTCAGTCATAAACACACTGAGGTGCTGCCATGGAGGTTGGCGTCTCCCATCTCCACCTCTGCATTTCTGCCCATGTTAGTGCTATCAATACAACCCATCATCTCTTCCTCCTTCAGTTACTGCTCCGGTCTCTCTATTCATCCAAAGCTTATGTCTTCAATGCTTTCGTTTCGGACTCAGTAATTGGATTGTTTGGTGATTTAGGAGTTACGAATGAGGCTTTTTTTTACTGAACTTTCTCACAATGTGTTGGCGACGTTCAGATAAGTTTTATATTGATTCTGTTTTATCTTTTCTTACCTCTTCTGTTCATGATTGCCATCAGTACCTGCATTAGATAGACTGTTCTGCATTTGATTATCTCCCTCACTTGTTTGTAAGAGTCTTGTTTTCTGATCTGTAGTTACAGAATCAAATCATATGAAATATGGACATGTCATCAGCTTCTTATATACTGAAGCTGGAATCTTTGTCAAAAGAACAATAACAGCAACAATGATCCTCATTAAgaattgttattttattttgtagtcCAAGTTGGACTGAGATATGGGGTTGGCAATCACGTTACCAATTCTAAGTTCAAAGATTGATAGGTGGGTAGTCAACTCTCTCAATTAGACTAGTTGATAGAAGGTCTACTTTCAATCACAGGAGGATGGTCAGCTAATTAAGCTTAGTTTGGAATAACTGTCCAAACCATGTCAAAGAAGACCTAGTTGGATTAACAAGATTGGACTGATGTGTTGATTCTTTTGAAGGAAGGACAGGGAATGGCGGCGGCCGTTGTTGCTCAGTTTCTGTGGAAAAAATTTTTGAGGTCTCTTGTAGATTCGGAGTCTGAATTATCAGGTGCTATGAATCTCTTCTCTTATTTTGAAGCAATCAAAAGTGTCTTGGTAAACACACAGATAATTCCATTTTCTTTAGAAATGTTGATGCCATGGAATGCGTCATGGGAAATGAGTACTTATGTTCGGGCTAATGCTTATCCGTCTGAGCTCAATTACGCATTGGCAGAGTGTCGAATCTTTGCAAATGAGGGCAGGGAGATCAACAAGAAGGTTTTAGTGTACAGTCCTTCCACGGTTTATTTCCTCCTAAAGATGAAGAGGCGGTTGACCACACTGAAAAGGAAGTTTGTGATTTTGGTCTCTAATGCAAGGGAGCAGAAAGAGAGGAACAACACTGTCAAACGTTTGGGACTACTTACTCAAGAGAAAGTGGCTGTAAAGGAGAATTTAGAAGAAATAGTAGTACTTCCTAATGCAAGTACACTGGAGATTCATGAATTGCTTGTTGATACAGATCGAGTTGGATTTACTCCAATTGGAATAGTAGGCATGGCTGGCGTGGGTAAATCTACTATGGTGCAAGAGGTTTTGACTTTTCATAGAGTCTCAACTGAGTTTTCGCCCATAGTTTGGTTATGCTTGTCGGATATAATCCAAGAAAAAGAACTAGTAGATAGTGCTAGTGCCACTTGGGTCAGCATCAGCATTGTGACATGCatacttgacaagttgggcgaGAAAGAAACAAGTATTTCTGGACTCGGCCTTGATTCACTCTTGGAAAGGCTCAACCATATTTTATCGGCTAAAAGGTATCTGATTGTGTTGGATGATGTGTGGCATACTATGGAATTCTACTCGGATATAGGTCATAATCTTCCAGAAGGTGAGAAATTTGGTGATTGCCTATCACACGGATTACCTAAGCATTGTGGTGGTGCGGTCATTGTCACTAGTAGGATAAGAGAGGTGGCTCAAGACATGGTAGGCCAGAATAATGTATTTCTTGCTAGGCCTTGGGACAAAGGATGGTGCTGGATGCACTTCAGGTCCTTTGTCACAACGAAAGCAGAAGGTTTCGGTGAAGAAAAACGTTTTAGCATGTCAAATTGGGAAATAGTGCAGAAGATTGAGAATGAAATTCTGGATCAAATAGGTGGTCTACCATCAATTGCTAAGGCACTCGCAGAACTAATAGTTGAAAAACGGATTAGTGAGACTGATGATAAGGGGTACCTGGTTTAACTTTTAGCCTTTTCTTTCTGTTGTTTATGATtatgtatacatatatagaGGACTTTAGATAATTCATTCTAGAACAAACctattttattaacatttgtTTTCTTCCCACATCTCTATCCTCTTCCAATTCTACAGCTCTCTTCATATTCCTTTACATAAAGTCCTGTATATGACTCATTGTCATCTCCGGCATAGCTGCTTCAGTTTAGTGAGTTCCACTTGAGGACACCAAAGAAATTAACTGAGACACAAAACCTAAGAGCTATTCTTACCAAATTAGCTTATGGGATACGTCATTACCCCATCAGGGATAGAAAGCCTATTGTGAAGctaaatattttatatatatgtaactCAGGGAACTTTCGTTTTGGTTATTTTGGTTTCCATTTGGTTGTGGACTCTTCTTGTTGTTTATTTTAATGTTGCTCCTCTAAAtgtttgtttctcttttttttattagtaAAATTTTCCTCATTATCATGGATTTATCAGGAAaacaggggggggggggggggggggggagagactGACCTTATGAAACACGTTAAGTTTTCAATACCAAATTTATATCtacatataataaaaaaaagtgcCAATATTGTAGGTCTGCCCTGAAGGAGATGTTGATACCTCATGAATTTCTTATTCATCGTTCATACATATTTGTTCCAGTCAACGAAAGGAACATAAAATGGATTGCTGATAAAACTGACATACCAAAATGCCCAGTCTTCGTGTTTGTTGATTTAAAAATGGAATTCTTTGCAGTAAGACTTCTCGAAGAATTTCGCTATCAGCTTAATCAAGATCcggttctttctttttcttacttTTTGCTGGATAACTGTGGCTCCTTGAAAATGCATTTTCAATTCTATGACTTTTAGTGAAACTAAAATGTAAGCTTTATAATTGTAATCATGCATGCCTTTTGACTTTGGTTTTATGGGCTGAAAGTATATTTTGTTTTCAAGGTTGTTGCTGTTCTAGACCAGAGTTTCATTAATAGGCAAAAGATAAAGACAGAGGAACCAGAGAAGGCGCTAAAAGAGTTTTATGGCATTCTCGAAAATCTTAAGTGCAAAGGACATAAATTTGCTGATGAGATTCAAAAGAAGATGACAATTATGGTGAGTCACAAATTCCTaaaatgcctttttttttttctattttctgtgATTAACTTTTGTGGTTCCAGTGGTATGTTTCTGACATATATTGCTGCTCAGATTGTTGGCGGGGATGTTTTTGCTAACTGGTTTATGGGAGTTATCTGTGATCTAAAATTGCCAGGCTCACCCTCCATTGTTCCTATAGCATTGGGAATCAAAGCTAACATTGCAAGTTCATTTGGATGGGTAAGAGATTTGTCATTAATTTGTGTATTAATCAAGTTATTAAAGCATTTAAACTTATCTAATTTCCACATGTACCATATATGTGTTTTGCTAAATTCCAGGAGTTTGATGCTGATAAAGTACCGGTGAACAAGATTTTGGGGATGGTactaaatcatgcaaagcagaTGAAAACAGACGGGTACTGAAACTTATACTGTAATATAATCTTTTTCGGAAAAACTATCTGGTGAGCAGTAGTTTGCTGAAACTAAGTTCTCGTTATTTTTATGAATTGGATTTCAGCTGGCATATCCTCATTAAGGTGAAAGCGACAGCTCATCAACAAATACCCTATTGTTTGCATTTATTACATTACTTCGAGGTTTacctttttatatatttttttaatatcctTTTTACGATCGTGAGATCATTAGTGAGTTTACAGTGAATGACgcatcttttttttaattagcaCCTTTTATTTTTCTCAGGATAATCCGACATTAATATACGGAGGATTTTGGAACTACTTCAGCTTGGGTAAGCCGTAAGAGTTTCTCCCTTGTTAATCTTATTTTCTTTAGAAGGTGGGAAAATCTTTTTATTTCCTTAACTTCACAGTCATCTCATGCATCTTCTATTCTTTTTCAcaatggcggatccaggattggaacctcggacgg is a window from the Rosa chinensis cultivar Old Blush chromosome 2, RchiOBHm-V2, whole genome shotgun sequence genome containing:
- the LOC112190943 gene encoding uncharacterized protein LOC112190943, producing the protein MAAAVVAQFLWKKFLRSLVDSESELSECRIFANEGREINKKVLVYSPSTVYFLLKMKRRLTTLKRKFVILVSNAREQKERNNTVKRLGLLTQEKVAVKENLEEIVVLPNASTLEIHELLVDTDRVGFTPIGIVGMAGVGKSTMVQEVLTFHRVSTEFSPIVWLCLSDIIQEKELVDSASATWVSISIVTCILDKLGEKETSISGLGLDSLLERLNHILSAKRYLIVLDDVWHTMEFYSDIGHNLPEGEKFGDCLSHGLPKHCGGAVIVTSRIREVAQDMVGQNNVFLARPWDKGWCWMHFRSFVTTKAEGFGEEKRFSMSNWEIVQKIENEILDQIGGLPSIAKALAELIVEKRISETDDKGSALKEMLIPHEFLIHRSYIFVPVNERNIKWIADKTDIPKCPVFVFVDLKMEFFAVRLLEEFRYQLNQDPVVAVLDQSFINRQKIKTEEPEKALKEFYGILENLKCKGHKFADEIQKKMTIMIVGGDVFANWFMGVICDLKLPGSPSIVPIALGIKANIASSFGWEFDADKVPVNKILGMVLNHAKQMKTDGWHILIKVKATAHQQIPYCLHLLHYFEDNPTLIYGGFWNYFSLGVDDPRLYGASRFRHTSRTLSIALAKVEVLKHHGDQWELLSIPSSIRSIVCLNLPSFLGGLTPWTTADIKKDQTRGLSSSFIDDGYLEIIGSKDDLLSQKKRWIRLDQVREIRFKFIEDSVEVVNMMIDGVLWKKTPLDGLVEIEISYNCQVNILVKQDYSARSIHDSSQPCGSETADDDNAEGRKKSGGASTSSFLIDDNELEEKSQGHKKIGAASSFKIFEEDDIN